In the genome of Ananas comosus cultivar F153 linkage group 11, ASM154086v1, whole genome shotgun sequence, one region contains:
- the LOC109717779 gene encoding ADP,ATP carrier protein 1, chloroplastic-like, with the protein MEGVILAKGLLSTHLKPNPLGLSPIRRARAPPRTNGVKIGAFPSPMAASQNPLGNSPYFARKARPLWISSLAAPPRAEESPFPCGGEGSSRGAGIKRRNRGIPRADAAVSGDGAGFVESKEKPKFLGVEVMTLKKIIPLGIMFFCILFNYTILRDTKDVLVVTAKGSSAEIIPFLKTWVNLPMAIGFMLLYTKLSNVLSKEALFYTVIFPFIAFFGAFAFVLYPLRDVIHPTALADRLVATLGPSFLGPVAILRIWSFCLFYVMAELWGSVVISVLFWGFANQITTVEEAKEFYPLFGLGANIALIFSGRTVKYFSNLRKNLGPGVDGWAISLKGMMSIVVILGLVISGIYWGVNKFVLSDPSLPKSDRKKKKEKPKLGMKESLKVLLSSRYVRDLATLVVAYGISINLVEVTWKSKLKAQFPSPNEYSSFMGDFSTATGIATFTMMLLGRVILRKFGWGVAAMITPTVLLLTGVGFFSLLLFGEPLTPMLASLGMTPLLAAVYVGALQNIFSKSAKYSLFDPCKEMAYIPLDEDMKVKGKAAIDVVCNPLGKSGGALIQQFMILTFGSLANSTPYLGGILLVIVLAWLGAARSLDTQFSALAKEELVKEKSMKEKAKDSVIDISVENGSVHEKSSNGSVVEPKLAPESESSSSESSAGVQ; encoded by the exons ATGGAGGGAGTTATCCTCGCCAAGGGGCTCTTATCCACGCATCTGAAGCCCAATCCCCTGGGTTTATCCCCAATTCGAAGAGCCCGTGCTCCGCCGCGCACCAACGGGGTCAAAATCGGCGCTTTCCCTTCTCCGATGGCCGCATCCCAAAACCCACTCGGGAATTCGCCCTATTTCGCGAGAAAGGCGAGGCCTTTGTGGATTTCCTCCCTCGCGGCGCCCCCACGGGCCGAGGAATCGCCCTTCCCCTGCGGCGGTGAGGGCTCGTCGCGCGGGGCGGGGATTAAGCGGCGGAATCGGGGGATTCCTCGCGCCGATGCCGCGGTGTCGGGCGACGGGGCCGGGTTCGTGGAGAGCAAGGAGAAGCCCAAGTTTTTGGGCGTCGAGGTTATGACCCTTAAGAAGATTATACCACTCGGGATCATGTTCTTTTGTATCTTGTTCAATTATACTATTCTTAGGGATACCAAGGATGTGTTGGTGGTGACCGCGAAGGGGAGCAGCGCGGAGATTATACCCTTCCTTAAGACGTGGGTGAATTTGCCCATGGCAATTGGGTTCATGCTCTTGTACACCAAACTCTCCAATGTGCTCTCAAAGGAGGCTCTTTTCTACACTGTTATATTCCCCTTTATCGCCTTCTTCGGGGCCTTCGCTTTCGTTCTTTATCCGCTGAGAGACGTTATCCACCCCACCGCGTTGGCCGATAGGCTCGTCGCCACCCTCGGGCCGAGCTTCCTCGGCCCGGTTGCTATCCTGAGGATATGgagcttttgcttgttttatgtCATGGCGGAGCTGTGGGGGAGCGTGGTGATATCGGTTCTTTTCTGGGGATTTGCTAATCAG ATCACTACTGTCGAGGAGGCGAAAGAATTCTATCCTCTCTTTGGTCTTGGGGCGAATATTGCCCTCATCTTCTCGGGTCGTACGGTGAAATACTTCTCCAACTTGCGCAAGAATTTGGGCCCGGGCGTCGATGGTTGGGCAATATCTCTGAAAGGAATGATGAGCATCGTGGTGATTCTGGGCCTTGTGATTAGTGGTATCTACTGGGGAGTTAATAAGTTTGTCCTGAGCGACCCCTCTCTTCCGAAATCTGATCGCAAGAAAAAGAAG GAGAAACCCAAACTAGGCATGAAAGAGAGTTTGAAGGTTTTGCTTTCTTCACGGTATGTGAGGGATCTTGCGACCTTGGTGGTTGCTTATGGCATAAGTATCAACCTCGTAGAAGTCACCTGGAAATCAAAGCTCAAGGCGCAG TTTCCTAGTCCGAACGAATACTCTTCCTTTATGGGTGATTTCTCGACTGCCACCGGAATCGCGACTTTCACGATGATGTTACTGGGCCGGGTTATACTTAGGAAATTCGGGTGGGGTGTTGCTGCAATGATCACTCCAACAGTTTTGCTGCTCACCGGTGTTGGattcttctctctccttttgtttGGGGAGCCATTGACTCCGATGTTGGCTAGTCTGGGGATGACTCCACTTCTCGCGGCTGTATACGTGGGTGCGTTGCAGAATATCTTCAGTAAGAGTGCAAAGTACAGTTTATTTGATCCCTGCAAGGAGATGGCTTACATCCCTCTAGACGAAGATATGAAG GTTAAAGGAAAGGCCGCCATCGATGTCGTGTGCAACCCCTTGGGAAAATCCGGCGGAGCCCTGATCCAGCAATTCATGATTCTTACCTTCGGTTCTCTCGCCAACTCGACTCCCTACCTTGGTGGCATACTCCTAGTCATTGTTCTCGCCTGGTTAGGCGCGGCGAGGTCTTTGGACACCCAATTCTCTGCCCTGGCTAAGGAAGAGCTCGTGAAGGAGAAGAGCATGAAAGAGAAGGCGAAGGACTCGGTCATCGATATCTCCGTCGAGAATGGATCTGTTCACGAGAAGTCGTCGAATGGGTCGGTGGTGGAACCGAAGTTGGCTCCGGAGTCTGAGAGCAGTTCGTCGGAGAGCTCCGCCGGCGTTCAGTAG